From a region of the Coffea arabica cultivar ET-39 chromosome 3e, Coffea Arabica ET-39 HiFi, whole genome shotgun sequence genome:
- the LOC113737641 gene encoding L-type lectin-domain containing receptor kinase IV.1-like — MSLNLVTAILAYFLVHIVVGAAASDDVGFIFQGFQSSNLSLDGLATVTNNGLLRITNTTKFRTGHAFYPNPINFKSTHSSSAFSFSTQFVFAIVPEVSRVNGPGIAFVIAPTRNLTEVGFSQFLGLVDGNTDGNQTNHVFAVELDTFQHQEVEDINANHVGIDVNSVKSIVSSPASYQANNNNSFDNLTLSSGQRMQLWVEYDGADRRINVTLAPIAAAKPHTPLLSLTYDLSPILKQTMYVGFSAASSPLDMGTSQFVLGWSFRVNGVAQALDLSRLPKLPRFGPKKVSKFFTVGLPLICILLSLTLTSGVAYYLRRKWKYAEELEEWELAYGPHRFKYKDLYVATKGFTEKQLLGEGGFGRVYKGILTTNKVEVAVKKVSHHASQGMKEFVAEIVSIGRLSHRNLVPLLGYCRRKGELLLVYEFMSKGSLDSFLFKQPKRTLNWSERFRVIRGVASGLLYLHEEWEQVVIHRDVKASNVLLDDELNGRLGDFGLARLYDHGTLPHTTHVAGSLGYLAPEYSRTGKATTSTDVYAFGAFLLQVACGRRPIEPRAEPEENIILVDWVFLCWKAGNILQVVDQKLGTEYVKEEAEMVLKLGLLCSHSQPKIRPSMRQVLLYLDGSVALPDLSPLAMGISAFGLGSAQPAGFEDIPSSFATFTDQYFLHSVADSILSGGR, encoded by the coding sequence ATGTCATTGAACCTAGTAACAGCAATCTTAGCCTATTTTCTAGTTCACATCGTAGTTGGTGCAGCAGCTTCTGATGATGTTGGGTTCATCTTTCAAGGatttcaatcatcaaatttaaGCCTGGATGGATTAGCCACAGTCACCAACAATGGCCTCCTACGAATAACCAACACCACCAAATTTCGAACCGGGCATGCCTTCTATCCTAATCCCATCAACTTCAAGAGCACACATAGCAGTTCAGCTTTCTCCTTTTCCACCCAGTTTGTGTTTGCTATAGTACCCGAAGTCTCACGCGTGAATGGTCCTGGAATAGCTTTCGTGATTGCACCAACAAGAAACCTTACAGAAGTGGGTTTCTCACAGTTCCTAGGCCTCGTCGATGGAAACACCGACGGGAATCAaacaaatcatgtttttgctgTGGAGCTTGACACTTTCCAACACCAAGAAGTTGAAGATATTAATGCCAACCATGTTGGTATTGATGTCAACTCGGTGAAATCCATCGTATCCAGCCCAGCAAGTTACCAAGCTAATAACAATAATTCATTTGACAACTTAACTCTTAGCAGCGGTCAGCGGATGCAACTTTGGGTGGAATACGACGGGGCGGACAGGAGAATCAATGTTACATTAGCTCCAATAGCGGCTGCCAAACCACATACTCCTCTTTTGTCTTTGACATATGATCTTTCGCCAATTTTAAAGCAAACCATGTATGTTGGCTTTTCTGCAGCCTCTAGTCCACTCGACATGGGAACATCTCAGTTTGTACTTGGATGGAGCTTCAGGGTCAATGGTGTTGCACAAGCTCTTGATCTGTCTCGGCTCCCCAAGCTACCTCGGTTTGGACCTAAGAAAGTGTCTAAATTTTTCACCGTCGGATTGCCCCTGATTTGCATACTTTTGTCATTAACACTAACATCTGGAGTAGCTTATTATTTGAGGAGGAAGTGGAAGTATGCAGAAGAGCTGGAAGAATGGGAGCTTGCTTATGGACCTCACAGGTTCAAATATAAAGATTTATACGTTGCCACCAAGGGGTTTACAGAAAAACAGCTATTGGGAGAAGGCGGATTTGGCAGGGTCTACAAAGGCATTTTGACAACAAACAAGGTTGAGGTTGCTGTCAAGAAGGTCTCTCATCACGCAAGCCAGGGAATGAAAGAATTTGTTGCAGAAATCGTCAGTATTGGACGCTTAAGCCATAGAAATTTAGTGCCGCTCCTGGGTTATTGTCGGCGTAAAGGAGAGTTACTTTTGGTATATGAATTCATGTCCAAGGGTAGTCTAGACAGTTTTCTGTTCAAACAACCAAAGCGTACCCTCAACTGGAGCGAAAGATTTCGAGTCATCAGAGGTGTGGCTTCAGGATTACTCTATCTACACGAAGAATGGGAGCAAGTTGTGATCCACCGAGATGTAAAGGCCAGTAATGTATTGTTAGATGATGAACTGAATGGAAGATTAGGAGATTTCGGCCTGGCACGGCTATACGATCATGGAACTCTACCTCATACCACCCATGTAGCGGGATCGCTTGGCTACCTTGCCCCTGAGTATAGCAGGACAGGGAAGGCCACAACGAGCACTGATGTATATGCTTTTGGGGCCTTTTTGCTACAGGTTGCCTGTGGAAGGAGGCCAATAGAACCCCGAGCAGAGCCAGAAGAGAATATCATTTTGGTAGATTGGGTATTTTTGTGCTGGAAAGCAGGAAATATTCTCCAGGTTGTTGATCAAAAGTTGGGCACTGAGTATGTGAAAGAGGAAGCAGAAATGGTGTTGAAATTAGGCTTATTGTGCTCTCATTCGCAACCAAAGATTAGGCCAAGTATGAGGCAAGTTTTGTTGTACCTGGATGGATCAGTTGCTCTGCCAGATTTATCTCCACTGGCCATGGGCATTTCCGCTTTCGGTCTTGGCTCCGCCCAACCTGCTGGCTTTGAAGATATCCCATCGTCCTTTGCTACTTTTACAGACCAATATTTCTTACATTCTGTAGCAGACTCTATTCTCTCTGGTGGTCGGTAA